Within the Hippoglossus stenolepis isolate QCI-W04-F060 chromosome 2, HSTE1.2, whole genome shotgun sequence genome, the region CCAGCGAACCAACAGGAACGGGGAGGTCGGGGGGTCGCAGCAGAGACACACCGGGTCTTACTGTGAGAGCGCGCCTCCAACCTTACGGTCCCACGCTGTTCCACCTTCCTATAATCTGGAGAGAAGACATTCCAGTGGTCCTCTGTGCTTCGTTAACCCGCTGTTTCTCCAGACTCATcaacaccaccatcaccactGTGCAGAGGATTCTCCTCCACATGCTGCTGAGTCCAGTAACCACCCAGAGAATGTGGGGGAATCATCTGTGAAGCCGTTGAGCAGCAGCAAGTCTAGTgagcaacacacagacaagatCAAACTGAACGGAAAATCAAGGCTCCCTCCCCCTCGTCCCCCTCCACCCCGCTCAATGCCACGCCGCCGCCCTGCGCCACCTCCACCTGGGCCTCCAGCCGCTACCACCAGACCCAAGACCATGCCGGAGGCTGTTGCTGTGGCTACGAGACAACACCAGCCCCCCAGCAAGCGCCCAGCTCCTGCTCGACCACCAATGGGTGCCAAGCACAGCAGCCTTACCAAAGGTGCCAGCTCACCAATCACCGTGCCATTGAACCCACCACCTCCAAGGCCTAAAAAGCCTGATATGGAGGCCCACCGCTGCCACATCGCAATGGACGATGAGACTATCGCCAGGGCCCTATCTCGTGCCAAGCTTCCATCATGCCAGCCTCCGCCTGCTGTCCCCGCTGATGTACTACTGGAGAATAACGCTCAGAGTACATCCAGTCCTAATGAAAGGGGACATCAGCGCCTCAGTGACATGAGCATGtctacttcttcttctgactcaCTGGAGTACTCACAGTCCCCTGGATTCTCCCTAGGCCTGGCCCCCAGCCCGTCTCGACACCGCAACCATCAAGACCCAGTGGAGgacagcagtgaggaggatgaggacggcgaagaagatgaagaggaggattaTGGGGTCGGCCTGGAGACTGATCTAGACATGCGCCTTCGTACATCCTTTAAAGCTCGGAGGCGAAAGGTTGGTGTGAGCCTTGGTGGAGGGTCCTTTATCCTCCCTAGGGCGTTGAAGGGACGCTTTCGCAAGGTGAGCGGCATGCTGAGCTCCCTCATGACCCCGGAGAGACGGGCGGTGAAAAGGATTGCTGAGCTGTCCAGGAACAAAAGCTCATATTTTGGCTCCCTGGTTCAGGACTACATCAGCTTTGTTCAGGAGAACCGAGGCTGTCACACATCAGGGATGGATTTTCTGCAGACTCTCAGGCAGTTTATGACGCAGATGAAGGCTTACCTGCGCCAGAGCTCTGAGCTGGACCCACCTATAGAGTCACTCATACCTGAGGACCAGATCGGTAAGTAGGATAAGTACATTGAGAATCTTTAAACCATGACTCTAAATATAGCTTTTGAGGTTGGAGGTTATAAGTGCATTTGTGTGTCCATACGTTTTGAAACATCTGCTCATAGTGTACATGCGTGGGCACGTGTGCGATGTGTTAGTCATATGCCATCTTTGAGCATTCAGTTCCATACAGGTTTTCATGCCAGTATAATCTGAGAAGTACAATCCCTTTACTATTTCTACAGAAGAGGATTTGAAAATGACTTAAGTCACTGACAATGTTCACATGGTGCCCAGGCTTGCCGCTCTCTTGGGAGTCAGAGCTGAAGTTTTCCATATTAGGCTGCCTCATTAAAGGTGTTGAGTTACAAAAATGCCATTGTGCTGTGCCCCAATGAGTTATCCTTGGCCTCTGTTCGTTGTCATAGGCTCATAGTGCAGTTCAAATCGTCAAAATGTGTTCACAGCCTTGAGTATTAAAGCTGGCTTCAAATGTCAGGTTAAATTTGTACTGTaattcttttacatttctgattaattgtTTCATTCAGGCAAAGCTCCTGTGCATCTAGTTGTGGTAACATTTGATAACTTTGGTTTCTACTTTGGGTATCCTATTTCTGATCCTAGTGGTGTATATCAGATGTGTTGATACTGTCCTTTGAGgatatggtgataaagtgataaaaataaagttttcagaCACGAGAGGCAATATCAAAAGGTTGTTTCAGTCCAAGCAGATTATTGTGGACAAGAGAATTTGCATGAATATGTAAGCACGTCTCTGCACACATCTCACATCCCTTGTTCATTGTAAACAATAACAGCAAGGCCTtgttcagagacagagaagtgaTCCACTCTGGTTGTGCTAGCAGACCACAGATCCGCACATTAATGCCTCACACTCGCAAAAAAGGTTCTCTTCAAGGAcggaaaatgtgaaaaaacataaagacataaatatataatgagaGGACTGTGTGTACCTTATATGCTATAAATAGTAgtttttttcagcagaattataGTTGTTAGTTTTTtcctggaaaacaacaaaaaactgaaaagtgtgAGCAGCGAGACCGACAGTTTGGATGTCTGTGCTCCTCTCCTGAGTGTGTACAGAGCGGGAGAGTAGTGTGTCATTACACATTATGGCTCAAAGTGTGACGTcttggaaaataaatgtttcactttatctgaagtttgagtttgaaaaaaaaggtgaaCTGAAAGTCCAAACTTTTGAATTTTGGGCGCGACTTTAATGTCTAGCAATGAATGATCAGCCATAAGGTTGTTTGTAAAGGGAGGGTGTACGACTATGAGCACGCACCCTGAATTATGGCTGTGACAGGATGAGAACAAACAGGCAGGATGTGAATGAAGGGGAGACTGCCATTTCTATACAGATGTAAAGTTTGTTCTCATGTACATTTCTGTGAGCATTTCACTCATGTTTTCAGTGTAGGTATGTGCTAGTGTGTATGTTGATGTGGCCGCGTGTTTCTCGTTATATCACACACTCTCCTTCAGTTTATGCCACTTGAAGGAAGCCTTTGAACAGGTTGTAGCCCAGATAAAGCCCAATAACAAACATTGCTCAATATACAAAGGAAATGAGCCTTTCTGGAAGGAATCAGGAagtatgcagtgtgtgtgtgtgtgtgtgtgtgtgtgtgtgtgtgccagaaTGAGTAGCCTCTGTACCCCTCCTTGTGTACACAGGAGGATCTGACGGAATTGTCCATCCACTGTAAACAACTCAGGCTGCCACTTGTTCATGAGTAAGGTCATGGACGAGTTATTTGTCTTACCGGCATTTTTACAGTGGACTCGTATTTGTGCTCCTCTGGTGTTTTCGTCACAAAGGCAAAGGCCGGCCAGAAGAACAGAGCTCCTATGTGTGCAAGCTCATTTGTTTACACTGTTgcaaaacatgtattttgttcTGCGTAACTCATTGCATTAGCATGACACTGGAGGATGGGGATTCCTGTGCACCATGACTATTTGTGTCAGGGCTGCCAGTGGAAAATAAGACACAATTGTTTCAGTGTGAGATGCTGGACATTGTTGAGGTAGGCAGGAAATGAGATGAGGCCTATGGACGTAGGTCTGAGGTACAGATGGAGCCATTGTTAGATCCAAGCTCaacatttgatttcatgtcAGCTGAGGGAATGGTATATTTGTGAACTATGTTGAGCTCCATGTTTGATTGACTTCTGTGTTGGTGAACTACCTGGTCGGATTCAGCCTAATCTTAAACTCTTCAAAGAGCCGTAACATTGAAGTCGCCCTTTAACGTAATGACAAATATGTAAGCTATCATGTGAAACCTGACTTTTAAGTCTTTGAATGTCAAACACTGAGGTTAgttaattattcattttgttgtagttgttgaaACCCAGGAGTTAGAAATCCTATACACTTTGATAGAATGTTGTTTTGGGCTGCAAgtaacaattattttcattatcgatCAATCTTACAATTAAATCTTCATTTAACTGTTTGGTACATGAAATGCCAGAAAACTGTGAACAGTGCTAATCACAAGGCAACATCAATGAATGACTTGTTTGTTGGATCAAGCGAGAAAATATTCTGTTTACTGTCGTATAAGCAGAACATTTGACACCCAGGAACCATCAGCTGAATAATGACTGAAAcgatgaaaataattaaattcaaaatactTTATTTGTCCCCCAAGCGGCAATTCAAGGCAAGCGtcagaggaaacaaatgttCAAGTCTAACCATCCCTTGAACTGTTGCTGTACACCGGTATGATGGCATCTGGAATAAACCCAAACTTCCTACCATTTGTTTTACATACAGGCAAAGCACATTCATGTTGGCAGCAAGTCATCACAGAAGACATGGGTTCACTGATATTTGTATAACAGTTGCtgatctgttttcttttgatggACTAATTCATTTATCAGCTCATTGTTGCATCTCTAATGCTGTTGTTTCAAAATTGGTTCTTACCGcatgtataaatgtattacAGAAAGCACTCAGCAGAAGAAGATCAGTGGCAATGACTGTTGATCTAAAGCAGCAATGTTGTATTGGTGTATAACTCTTTGAgttaatgataaataattaCTTGGTTTTATCATCAGAGACAAATAGAGATCTATGTTAAACATGTTCAGAATTAATGGGCTTGAGAGCCACAGTCAGACATTAAGTAGATCATTTAATGAAAAAGACAGTCTTATACTTTAAAGGCCCATGGTCAGTTCACTGTATGTCCTGTACTGGGGTTACTGTAATAAAATTGATATAGTTTAAAGGTAGTATAAAGGAGAAGAATACGATTCTGTGCAGTTTGTTTCCTTTTAGGTTTAATGACTAGATTATGGTTTGAGTTGGGCTGACATCTTACTTTGTTTCATGTAAAGAGTAATTTACTGAGTAATAAATTGTCAGAATGTCCAGAGTCATACAGATTTATAATAATAGACAGCACAGTTTAAGTTTTGTGTGATGTGTCTTGTCTTACAACATGCACCATGATGAATTTAAGGTTTTAAAATATTACTTGTTtctttcaaatgatttaatgatcaaactgtctctttctatcttatcttatctgtgtgtgtgtgtgtgtgtgtgtgtgtgtgtgtgtgtgtgtgtgtgtgtgtgtgtgtgtgtgtgtgtgtgtgtgtgtgtgtgtgcagaccagGTGCTTGAGAAGGCCATGCACAAGTGTGTCCTGAAGCCTCTGAGGACCGTGGTGGAGGTGGCTTTACATGACTTCCAGGTCTGGATTTTTTGATGGTTACTATTATATCAGATGTAGGACTTGTTGGATtgtggaaatttaaaaaagaaaacaaattcatatTTCTATAATAGATGTTCTTTCATTATCATTAATAGAAAGGAGATTTTATTTGCTTGATAAATAATCATACATACAAGTCATGGTCCATCATGAGAGAAGTGGACTTTCCTTAAATTTTAACAGGGAACCTTTAAGAGTGAATAATTCTCTTTGACGTTACttaattcaaaaacaaaaccatgcCTAAGACAGGAAATTGGAGATAATAGAGAGAGTTCAGTGTAGTAATTAGAACTAActggctgcaggctgcagcttcattttcAATGCACAGACCTGATCTTCTCAGCTAACTCTTAGCTAGAATGTGAACAAACATATTTTCTCGAGTGACTCCTTAAagcctgtctgtgtttgtttttctgtaggTAAGCAGTGGAGCTTGGCAGCAGCTGAGGGAGAACCTGGCCCTGGCTAAGGCCAAGAGGCCCCAGGAGCTGGGGGTGGATGGGGCCGTGCCCCCTGACGCTGTGGCTATTGAGAAGATCCGCCACAAGTTCTTAAACATGAGGACGATGTACTCCCCTGAGAAAAaggtgtctctgctgcttcgTGTGTGCAAGCTCATCTACACCATCATGCAGGATAACTCAGGTATAGTGCCAGTGTTAAATGAACACTGTAGGTAGCACACAGCCTGAGAACAAAGCTCATTTCAGTCTACTCTGGATACTTGTTTGTTCTAATTGCCTCGTCCGTCTGACCTGTGACCACCACCCCCCTGCCTCTCTGCTCCCA harbors:
- the LOC118117302 gene encoding ras and Rab interactor 2 isoform X1 produces the protein MAFSSSAENPPSGLTDRSGSFFKLIDTFALEIGELKKEMVQTSPTTDKEPMELRGLESEVSGVYLQSHHCCGVGGERDSGYDSLRRRMSVLDRLNQTHPVWLLLAISEEEASRFLLKQPPGVFLVRKSAALQRKVLSVRLKQDQSETPISHFPVKESQYTFSLEGSGISFADLFRLVAFYCISRDVLPFTIKLPEAIASAKTQKELEEVAQLGAGFWDSALCSQRRTSPRPCRPLSRTLSPQRTNRNGEVGGSQQRHTGSYCESAPPTLRSHAVPPSYNLERRHSSGPLCFVNPLFLQTHQHHHHHCAEDSPPHAAESSNHPENVGESSVKPLSSSKSSEQHTDKIKLNGKSRLPPPRPPPPRSMPRRRPAPPPPGPPAATTRPKTMPEAVAVATRQHQPPSKRPAPARPPMGAKHSSLTKGASSPITVPLNPPPPRPKKPDMEAHRCHIAMDDETIARALSRAKLPSCQPPPAVPADVLLENNAQSTSSPNERGHQRLSDMSMSTSSSDSLEYSQSPGFSLGLAPSPSRHRNHQDPVEDSSEEDEDGEEDEEEDYGVGLETDLDMRLRTSFKARRRKVGVSLGGGSFILPRALKGRFRKVSGMLSSLMTPERRAVKRIAELSRNKSSYFGSLVQDYISFVQENRGCHTSGMDFLQTLRQFMTQMKAYLRQSSELDPPIESLIPEDQIDQVLEKAMHKCVLKPLRTVVEVALHDFQVSSGAWQQLRENLALAKAKRPQELGVDGAVPPDAVAIEKIRHKFLNMRTMYSPEKKVSLLLRVCKLIYTIMQDNSGRMYGADDFLPMLTYVLAQCDMPQLDTEIQYMMELLDPSLLQGEGGYYLTSAYGAMALIKNFQEEQAARVLSSEARNTLHQWHCRRTAQRSVASVDDFQNYLRVALQEVDTGCTAKTLVVHSYTTTEEVSSLCAYKFKIPDTENYALFLVTEDTSQQLAPDTHPQRIKSELLSRPRAQTFHFVYRRVPNLNLCMPTIMQNGNFLQVE
- the LOC118117302 gene encoding ras and Rab interactor 2 isoform X2 is translated as MAFSSSAENPPSGLTDRSGSFFKLIDTFALEIGELKKEMVQTSPTTDKEPMELRGLESEVSGVYLQSHHCCGVGGERDSGYDSLRRRMSVLDRLNQTHPVWLLLAISEEEASRFLLKQPPGVFLVRKSAALQRKVLSVRLKQDQSETPISHFPVKESQYTFSLEGSGISFADLFRLVAFYCISRDVLPFTIKLPEAIASAKTQKELEEVAQLGAGFWDSALCSQRRTSPRPCRPLSRTLSPQRTNRNGEVGGSQQRHTGSYCESAPPTLRSHAVPPSYNLERRHSSGPLCFVNPLFLQTHQHHHHHCAEDSPPHAAESSNHPENVGESSVKPLSSSKSSEQHTDKIKLNGKSRLPPPRPPPPRSMPRRRPAPPPPGPPAATTRPKTMPEAVAVATRQHQPPSKRPAPARPPMGAKHSSLTKGASSPITVPLNPPPPRPKKPDMEAHRCHIAMDDETIARALSRAKLPSCQPPPAVPADVLLENNAQSTSSPNERGHQRLSDMSMSTSSSDSLEYSQSPGFSLGLAPSPSRHRNHQDPVEDSSEEDEDGEEDEEEDYGVGLETDLDMRLRTSFKARRRKVGVSLGGGSFILPRALKGRFRKVSGMLSSLMTPERRAVKRIAELSRNKSSYFGSLVQDYISFVQENRGCHTSGMDFLQTLRQFMTQMKAYLRQSSELDPPIESLIPEDQIDQVLEKAMHKCVLKPLRTVVEVALHDFQVSSGAWQQLRENLALAKAKRPQELGVDGAVPPDAVAIEKIRHKFLNMRTMYSPEKKVSLLLRVCKLIYTIMQDNSGRMYGADDFLPMLTYVLAQCDMPQLDTEIQYMMELLDPSLLQGEGGYYLTSAYGAMALIKNFQEEQAARVLSSEARNTLHQWHCRRTAQRSVASVDDFQVSSRT